Genomic DNA from Taurinivorans muris:
TTATCGGAATATATGAAAATGGAATCGGGTACGGCAACCTTTCTTTCCGCTATGGAGAAAATTTCGTAATCACCGCCAGCGCAACAGGCGGAGCCAGAGAACTCGGCATTGACGGTTATACTTTTGTGAACAAGGTTGAACTTTCCCAAAACACCGTGCACAGCCTGGGACCGCTTCCGGCAAGTTCCGAAACCATGTCCCATGCAGGCGTATATCTTGAAAGTCCCCTTGCGAATTATGTTTTACATATTCATAATAATCTGCTATTCAATATATTGAAAGAAAAAAATGCCTTATCCACATCAGCAAATATTGCATACGGCACTGTTGAAATGGCGGAAGCGATACGCACTATTGTAAAGCGAAATCTTTCTGAAGCGATTATTGTTATGCACGGACATGAAGAAGGTATTTTAATCTACGGAATGAGCCTTGCTCATCTCAAATCGCAACTTGTTTTTTTATGCCAAGAAGCGAAAAACGAACTATGCGCCCAATGCAAAAAAGGAGGACATAATGGTTAAGATTGCCATCATCGGCGGCAGCGGATTAGAAAAATCAAGCCTTATCCAATCCGTTTCCACAAAGGAAACGGAAACAAAATGGGGAACCCCCTCTTCTCCCATTACGGAAGGAATATTGAACGGTGTGCCTGTGGCTTTTTTATCAAGACACGGCTATGATCATTCCATTCCGCCAACCCAGGTGAACAACCGTGCAAATATCGCAGCATTGAAAGAAATAGGCTGCACCCATATTTTAAGCAGCACGGCGGTCGGCTCGCTGAGGGAAGAAATCCACCCGGGACATCTTGTTATTCCCGACCAATTCATTGATTTTACAAAGCATAGAATTTGCACATACCATGAAACATTTAGCGACGGTATCAAACACTTAAGCATTGCCGATCCTTTCAATGAAAGCCTCAGGCAAGACCTTATCCATGTCTGCGAAAAACTTAAATTCGAGCACCACAAACAGGCGACTGTGGTAACCATTGAAGGTCCCCGTTTTTCAACTCGGGCAGAATCCCAAATGTTCAGAATTTTAGGTGCAGACATCATCAACATGAGTATCGCGCCTGAAGCCATTTTGGCTGCCGAACTCGGCATTCCCTATGCAACCATCGCTATGAGCACGGATTACGATGCATGGCGCGAAAACATCGCCCCTGTATCTTGGGAAGAAATCAAAGAAGTTATGAAAGCAAATACGCAAAAAGTACAACAAGTTTTTGCAGAAATTGTTTCTCTTATCGCTTCACATCAATAACAACATATTCTTACACTTTGGAGGTTGGCAGTGAAAATTAGCCTTACTAGTCAAATGTTGCTTGCATTATTCGCAGGCTGTATCTGTGGTCTCGTTGTTCCGCATTTAGGTATTGACCCAAGTTATTTCAAACCGTTAGGTGATATTTTTATCAACCTCATCAAAATGCTTGTCGTTCCCCTTGTTTTTGCGACACTGGTAGCTGGCGCCGCCGCTGTCGGTGATGTGAGCAGACTTGGAAAAATTGCGATAAAAAGCCTTATCTATTATACGGTGACAACGGTTTTCGCTGTTTCAATCGGCTTAATCGTAGCCAATATTTTGCAGCCCGGAAGCGGTGTTGAAATCAGCCAAAATGCAAGCAATACCATTTCCGTTGCCCCTCCTTCCCTTCTTTCCGTTTTTATGGGTATCATTCCGACAAACCCCGTAAAATCAATGACCGACGGAAATATGCTTCAAATTATTTTCTTTGCGGTTTTCCTTGGGGTCGCCATCAGTTCCCTCGGCTCAAAACATAACCATATCCATCAATTCTTTGACAGCCTTGCAGAAGCCATGCTCAAGCTTACCTCCATGGTCATGATGTATGCCCCTATCGGTGTTTTCGGTTTGCTTACCTATACGGTCGGAACTTACGGCGCAGAAGTTTTACTGCCGCTTCTCAAACTCATCATGGTAATGTTTGTCGCCTGCATCATTCATATTTGCATCATTTATCTTCCTTGCATCAAGTATTCAGGCGTTCCTTTAAAAAAATTCTTTAAGGAACTCACTTCGACTATCTTGGTTGCGTTTTCCAGCGCGTCCAGCGCCGCAGCCCTTTCCAGCAACTTGCAGAGCGTCCAGCGCTTAGGCGCTTCCCGTCCGGTATCCAGTTTCCTCATTCCTCTCGGAAACACTATCAATATGGACGGCACGGCTATCTATATGGGTGTCTGCTCCATTTTCGCAGCGACATTCTTCGGCATAGACCTTACTTTCGACAAGCAAATCCTTATCGTTATCATTGCCATGCTCGCTTCTGTCGGCACAATGGGTGTTCCGGGCGCAGGCGTGATCATGATTTCCATGGTCTTCACCCAAGTCGGCATTCCCTTGGAAGCTATCGCCCTTATTGCAGGCATCGACCGTGTTCTTGATATGATGAGAACAACCCTCAACGTTCTTGGTGACGCAACAGGCGCTCTTACTGTTTCAAAAGCGGAAAACGATATGCACCCTATTCAGGAATAAATAAAACATCTCCCTTATCGGTTCACGTCCTGATAGGGGAGATGTTTTATTTTAAACTTCATGTAACACATAAGCAGATTTTCCTATTTTTTACAGGCAGTTCCTATGTTAAAAAACATTTATATCCATATCGGCAACTTTGCCACAAATTTCGCTCTACGCCGTTTTTGCCGTCAACACGAAACACTTCTTGCAAAAAACAATACACATTACATCGCACTGCACGACTTATTTCCGGAACTGCCTGATTTCACACATACCCCGGCATGGTATCATGAACTGTGGATTCATGAAAAAATAAAAAAACACTTTGCCCACATAACTTTTCCGACTGAACAAGAAATCAATGCCCAACTGGAAAAATTCATCCGGCACAACAAAACGGAAAATATTATTCTTATTTTGCAGGGAAACCTTCTACCAAACTATTTCCCCGCCCTTCTTTTGCTGAAGAAAACATTTACGACAGCACAATTCCATATCGAAGAAAACAGCATAGTCTTAGAGCGTGAATTGGAATGTGCATACAATGTCAACCTGCTTGATCTGCGTGGTTTCATTCTAAAACTAAATGATTACAACTCACTGGCATTTATCAATTCTCTTAATTTAAAAGTAACTTATTCGAAACACTCTTCTTCTTTGCAATCCCTTTTGAATGCAAGTACCGCCCAACATGTTTTTTCTCATGAAATCGACTGCTTAAAACGGTTCTTGACATTTATTCATATCCCCTGCAGCCATGACTATTTTTTTCCAAACACATTCCATCCGAAAATTCTTGCCTTTATCATCGCCCTGAAAGAATGCATATCCAATGATTTTATAAATTTTTACAATGAAAACAAGCTATTGGAATATCAACAAAAAGAAAACAACCTTTTTACATATTGCCATGAGATTGATGTA
This window encodes:
- a CDS encoding class II aldolase/adducin family protein, which encodes MKTQEQNKILPADGYIKFQCKHTHAVWNSEALPVTAAFMARFEEADAFRTEVFDQGFIGIYENGIGYGNLSFRYGENFVITASATGGARELGIDGYTFVNKVELSQNTVHSLGPLPASSETMSHAGVYLESPLANYVLHIHNNLLFNILKEKNALSTSANIAYGTVEMAEAIRTIVKRNLSEAIIVMHGHEEGILIYGMSLAHLKSQLVFLCQEAKNELCAQCKKGGHNG
- the mtnP gene encoding S-methyl-5'-thioadenosine phosphorylase — its product is MVKIAIIGGSGLEKSSLIQSVSTKETETKWGTPSSPITEGILNGVPVAFLSRHGYDHSIPPTQVNNRANIAALKEIGCTHILSSTAVGSLREEIHPGHLVIPDQFIDFTKHRICTYHETFSDGIKHLSIADPFNESLRQDLIHVCEKLKFEHHKQATVVTIEGPRFSTRAESQMFRILGADIINMSIAPEAILAAELGIPYATIAMSTDYDAWRENIAPVSWEEIKEVMKANTQKVQQVFAEIVSLIASHQ
- a CDS encoding dicarboxylate/amino acid:cation symporter, which produces MKISLTSQMLLALFAGCICGLVVPHLGIDPSYFKPLGDIFINLIKMLVVPLVFATLVAGAAAVGDVSRLGKIAIKSLIYYTVTTVFAVSIGLIVANILQPGSGVEISQNASNTISVAPPSLLSVFMGIIPTNPVKSMTDGNMLQIIFFAVFLGVAISSLGSKHNHIHQFFDSLAEAMLKLTSMVMMYAPIGVFGLLTYTVGTYGAEVLLPLLKLIMVMFVACIIHICIIYLPCIKYSGVPLKKFFKELTSTILVAFSSASSAAALSSNLQSVQRLGASRPVSSFLIPLGNTINMDGTAIYMGVCSIFAATFFGIDLTFDKQILIVIIAMLASVGTMGVPGAGVIMISMVFTQVGIPLEAIALIAGIDRVLDMMRTTLNVLGDATGALTVSKAENDMHPIQE